From a single Candoia aspera isolate rCanAsp1 chromosome 2, rCanAsp1.hap2, whole genome shotgun sequence genomic region:
- the LOC134492205 gene encoding uncharacterized protein LOC134492205: MKVSLGRMPFKGSLVFVLAVTLLFPDVISMSIRIPVETTVAVTPTVASGSEEEVLEKEDPLDKYNLKSDELEIDSNEESLTELDSWDNVGTIIPGQEELDFPQDNRTGEYNKEQEASLWGFLNTPEASITKDENLKTTADEEEDSLALLSLLVKRALEDDDGANEPEALNEDEEESEPEAEAIDEDDFSFSDLPKIFESLIKAFSGSPGSEPPPPEDFFSWFPSLKELLDPTKEEPASVTSSPRNSITQPERRSGLPTPLEPALQMAPAFASAQPDESENLPSLSNFSIASIIPTFPTDSTPSNE; the protein is encoded by the exons ATGAAGGTCAGCTTGGGCAGGATGCCCTTCAAAGGAAGCCTGGTCTTTGTCTTGGCGGTGACTCTACTTTTCCCAG ATGTGATATCCATGAGCATTCGAATACCTGTTGAGACAACTGTTGCTGTTACCCCAACTGTGGCCAGTGGATCAGAAGAAGAGGTTCTTGAAAAGGAAGACCCTTTAGATAAATACAACCTCAAATCTGATGAGTTGGAAATCGATTCCAATGAGGAGAGCTTGACTGAACTTGATTCCTGGGATAATGTTGGAACTATTATACCAGGCCAAGAAGAATTGGACTTCCCACAAGATAACAGAACAGGGGAATACAATAAGGAGCAAGAAGCTAGTTTGTGGGGATTTTTAAACACACCAGAAGCCAGTATCACCAAAGATGAAAATCTGAAGACGACTGCAGATGAGGAGGAAGATTCTCTTGCCCTATTAAGTCTCCTTGTTAAAAGAGCTCTTGAAGATGATGATGGGGCTAATGAACCAGAAGCCCTCAATGAAGATGAGGAGGAGAGTGAACCTGAAGCAGAGGCCATAGATGAGGATGACTTTTCTTTCTCTGATTTGCCCAAGATTTTTGAGTCTTTAATAAAGGCTTTCTCTGGCTCTCCAGGGTCTGAGCCTCCTCCGCCAGAGGATTTCTTCTCTTGGTTCCCTTCTCTAAAGGAGCTTCTGGATCCCACAAAGGAGGAGCCTGCTTCAGTTACCAGTTCACCAAGAAACAGCATCACGCAGCCAGAAAGAAGGTCTGGTCTCCCTACTCCATTGGAGCCAGCTCTGCAAATGGCCCCGGCCTTCGCATCTGCGCAACCAGATGAATCAGAGAacctcccctccctctcaaaTTTCTCTATTGCTTCTATTATTCCAACTTTCCCTACCGACTCCACCCCCTCAAATGAGTGA